Below is a genomic region from Triticum dicoccoides isolate Atlit2015 ecotype Zavitan chromosome 5A, WEW_v2.0, whole genome shotgun sequence.
GTGAGCATGAgctaagaaaagcacttttgaatAAAGTGATTACTACTACCACTAGATGTCCTCCTTGTTTTCTAGTATAATAATACCACATGTGTTTTCATAGATCCAATGAGTCACAAAATTTCTCATTTATCTTAGAAATAGTAAAACAATTCTAAAAAAATAAATTTAGCAAAACAAAATTCTAGAGAGAAATATTGAAAATCCTAACAGTTCGCCGGCGGCAAAACGAAGAAGAACAACTACTCCTTTTCATTGATGAAATGTATGTATTCACAGCTCACAAATACTGTATGAACAAGAACATTGCACAcacatttttgattgatttttttacTGCAAAATTTGCATCATTGCATTACACTGATGATGTCATGTCATGTCATCTGGGAGCCGAGAGCTGCTGCGCCGACACGCACGACGGCGGCGACCAGCTGCTGCTGCCGGCGGTCATGTCCGAGCCCTTCCACTTCCCTTTCCAACCTCCCGGCCGTACGTCGACGAGGCCGCGCCCGTACATCCTGAGGTAGGCGAGCTGCTCGGTCCTAGGCACGCGCACGTCCATGCTGCCGTCGAGCATGCCGGACACGGCCGTCATGGCCGGCCGCACCGACGCCTCCTCCTGGAGGCAGCACAGGGCGACGCGCACCACCCTCGCCACCTCCGCCGCGTCCGCCCGGCCCTCCAGCCTCGGGTCCACCAGCTCCAGGTACCGCCCCTCCTCGTGCAGGTCCAATGCCAGCGCCGGGAAGTAGCTGTTCCTCGCCTTCGTCGCCTCGCCACCGGCGCCATCGGACGACGCGgcgctggtggtggtgctgctgccgGTGGTGGTGGTGTCGTGCTCGTCATCCTGCTTAGAGTTTTTCCGGCCGCGCACGATCTCCAGCAGCACCATGCCGAAGCTGTACACGTCGGCCTTGTCGGTGATGGGCGCGTTCATGAGCCACTCGGGCGCCAGGTACCCGCGGGTGCCGCGCATGGTGGTGAAGAGCCCCGACTGCTCCGGGCTCATCAGCTTGGCCAGCCCGAAGTCGGCGATCTTCACGCCGCCGCGGTCGTCCAGCAGGATGTTCTCCGGCTTGACGTCGCAGTGCAGGATCTTGCGGTCGCAGCCGGCGTGGAGGTACGCCAGGCCGCGCGCCGCGCCCACGCACACGCCGAGACGATCGGGCCACTCCAGCACGTCCCTCTTCTTCGTGGCGGCGCGGGGGAAAAGGGACTGGTCCAGCGAGCCGCGGCTCATGTACTCGTACACCAGCAGCTGCTGGCGCGCGCCCTCGGCGCAGAACCCGCGGAGCTTCACCAGGTTCACGTGGTGGACGTTGCCGATCACGGCGATCTCCGTGAGGAACTCGCGCCGGCCCTGCATGCCCAGGTTGTTCATCCGCTTGACGGCCACGGTGGTCCGGTCGGGGAGCTCGCCGCGGTACACGGAGCCGAACCCGCCCGAGCCGATCTGCCACTTGAAGCCGTTGGTCGCCGTCTCCAGGTCGGCGAACGTGAACCGGGTCGGCAGGCCCGGGATGAGCACCTCGTCGTCGTCGCCCTCGCTGTCGTCGCCGTCGCCCTTCTCCGACGGGACGTTGGACGACGCCCGCGACGACGACAAGGACGGCATCATGTGCAGCATGAACCAGCTGCTGCCACcgttgccgtgcttcttcttcttggccttgccGGTGTTGGCGCCGCCATGGCGGTTCTTGAGCCAGTGCACGCCCAGCACGTACAGCAGGAAGGTGATGAACACGGCCGCCACGGCCGGCAGCACGATGCCGAATATGATGGTGATGGTGCTCAGCGACGACGAGCCACCGCCACCGCCTTGGCCGCGAGATGGAGCCGGCGGGACCGTCTTGAtgaaggcgacggcggcggctgcgcTGTTGCCGCCGCGGAAGACGGAGCCGATCTGGTTGTGAACGAGGAAGCAGGACTTGGAGGAGTTCTTGTAGACGAAGCCGACGCAGGAGCAGTTGGCCGAGCAGAGGTCGCGGCACGCCGAGAGCGCGTCGCCGGCGGTTGTGGGGAGCGCGAACTTGCCGGCGAAGTAGCCGATCCCGTCGCCCAGCCTCGTGTAGCTGTAAGGAGTCCGCGCGGATGCTGCCGACGACTTGGCGGAGGCGTTGCCGGCGAGGCAGCTGTCAGATAAGACCGGGAGCGCGGAGCCGTCGGCCGGCGAGCAGCCGCCGGTGGTGTGCGTGGTGAAGGCGTCGGGGCACATGCAGGAGGAGCCGTTGTTTCCGGGCGTGCAGAGGCCGAGGGTGCCGCACGGCAGCGGGAGGTCGCAGTCGCTGGCCGGAGCGGCCCAGACGGAGGGGAGCGTGGCGCGCGCCGCCGTGGGTGAGTAGGCCGTGCTGAGCGCGCGCAGGCGGCCGGACGAGTCGACCTTGAGGAGCATCCTGGTGGCCGGCGCGGGCGGCGACGCGAAGCGGAGGCTGAATACAGTGTCCCGGCCGTCGTCGTCCGCGAGGAGGTAGATGCCGGAGGCGTTGACCATCATGGATCGCACGGCGCGGTTAGAGTCCTGGACGGAGGCCGGGTCGGAGGAGAGCGCCCAGTACGTGACGAAGTCACGCCTGCCATCGGAGGAGGATGCCCACTGGAGGAGCGCGTCGGTGGGGGTGAGGAGGAGGCGGTAGGCGCCGGGGGAGAGGTCCTGCTCCGACGCGGTGGCGGTGAGCGGGACGCCGAGGGGAAGGACCTGGCCCTGGAGCAGCGTGTCGGTGGGCGCGTCGAAGGTGGACCAGAGCGTGGCGTTGCCGGCGTCGATGAGGGCCAGCTGGCCGGTGTCGAGCAGACGGagcgcggcgacgggggcggcgaggcgcggcgtgGACCAGGAGGGGCCGGACTGGTCGGCGGGGTCGGAGATGTAGAGGCCGGAGGCGTTGAGGGAGAGGATGATGGACTGGATGATGGTGGAGCCGGCGGTGGCGGCCCAGACGGGGGTGCGGGAGCGGTCGTGGAGGACGGAGAAGAAGTAGCGGGACATCTGGGACTCCTCACCGGGGggagagttggaggaggaggaggagtcgtcGGCGCCGGCGTTGAAGACGGCGGCGGAGAAGGTGGCGTTGGGGGAGCGGAGGAAGACGCCGCTGGTGTCGATGTAGTGCATGTAGGTGAGGTTGTAGGGCGGGTAGAGGAACTCCACCGGCACCGTGCGCGCCGCCGCCTCTctcagcccgccgccgccgcccagcagCAGGATCAGGCTGCTGCAGctccataggaggaggaggaggcgagggagCGCCATGGGACCGGCGCGTAGGAGAAGCCGCCGGGCGGGAGGATAAAAGCGGCGCCTTTTTTTTGCCGGTTTCCCTCCTCCGCGGCAACCGTCCGCGACGTGGAGAGGAGAGTTGACCTTGCTGCTGAAATGGACGGCGGAATTTAATTACTTACAccaagaaatatatatatatatatatatatatatatatatatatatatataaatgacgtGGCTCATTAAATGCAATGAAAGACTATGAGCATGTTCCCTCAGGAGTCGTTGGTTGGTTGCAGCTCAGCTCAACACAGCAGCAAAAGGGAGAAGGAAGATGCAGAATTTTTCATTGTTGCATGGAGCCGGGATTTTTAATCCATTTTTTTTGTGAGAGCTAGGGATATATCAGTAGACAGCCAGAGGAGCCGGACCTGCAGCTGCCGCCCATGTGTATCTGAAGGCGGGCATGGAGATAGTCGACATCTCTACGAGGAGTAGCTAGGCGATCTATGTAGTATATAATTTGAGAAGTGTCCGGTGAGTGCTCACGGACGCGATCGGGGGCGTTTGAGGAACCATATTTGTCATATGCGGCTGTAGATGTTGGCTAAACTGTTAAAAATGTTGATAGAGTATGATAATGATTGTTTCATTGTTGCATGGTGGCTGGGTGCGGTCGGCATGCAAAGGAAGACTTTGTGTTGCTGCCTCCGTGCCTCTGGCCGAGATCACATGTATCCGAGTGTCTATTATACTATCATATCAAATACGGTAGAGTAGAgtagtatatattatctttatctTTGATGATTCCATTAGTCCTTGCTTTGAGATTCCTGTTTTAGTTTCCTGTCAGGAGCagtgcatccatccatccatcctagGATCAGGATTGGGATTGGGATTGAGATGCACACAGGAGAAAGAAGGGGAGCTTATTTTTATTAACTCAAGAAAGAGTTGAAAGTGATGATGTTTGACATGCAACCATGCTTCTTCATTAGTATAGCAGTATTAGCAAAAAGATAGGAGCAGCTGGCCGGCCAGGAGATATATATATACGGATCCTATAGACACGAGAGATACGAATAAGGTGTGTTTGTGGTACGAGTAGATTGTGAGAACACACTAGTGGCAGTCGGTGTTACTGTAGTACGTAgtattccctctgtaaagaaatataagagtaaacgctcttatatttctttacggagggagtatgattgaGCAGAGCTGGCGTGTCTTTTGTGGACGACGACATGCATGGGAggaagtgatctaaacgctcttatatttctttacggagggagtatgattgaGCAGAGCTGGCGTGGCTTTGTGGACGACGACATGCATGGAAAGAAGTGATCTAAACGCtcctatatttctttacggagggagtatgattgaACAGAGTTGGCGTGGCTTTGTGGACGACGACATGCATGGGAGGAGAGGAGACAGGAGAGACGCAACTTGAAGGCCGCCTGCCCTCTCCTCTCCCCGGGTTTGACTTTCATATCCAGCCATCctcgatagagagagagagagagagctagcatcAACATGGTAGTATTACTATAGACCTATGCTCCCTCTGGTCGGCTGCAAACATGCCAATACATGCATGCACCAACCTCTACCCAATCACAGCAATGGAGTACATATATACATGGCGTACGATTCAGAGAATTAATATAATGTACAGTAGCCACGCAACAACCACCGTTACATTGCAATCTGCTGTTACGATCGAGAAAAGATCCATCACACTGCAATCGATGATTTGAACCATCGGATTTCATACGTGCGACGCTCTACCTCGGCCACTTTGCTGCCGTTTCAAGGTGCCTGCACCACATGTCACCGGTCCAAATGCCCAAAACCTCAAAACATGTAATGCTTGCTTGCACGATTCCATCCAACAGTTAGAGTGTGATCTAAGCGCAGGGCCGGCCCGGCCCCCCAAGATCTAGGGGCCCCCTCCAAGGTGTAATATACATATAAAGGTAAGTATAGTAGCAGGCCATAGCTTCACGTAGAAAAAAGAAGTAGCCCAGCCCAAGAAGGACGCACATAAATCAGGGTACGATCATGCGGAAACAAATCAGCGTACACACGTAAATCACGTCGGCTCATTCTCTTTATATTCCATAACTATCGTGAGACATTCTCCCtccaaaagaaaaataaacgatCGTGTGACGTGAGGTCATCCCTAATTCCCTCTATTCTCTGTTCTCCGCAAGCTCCAAACTCCAGATCCCAAATCGCTTAGGGGTGACTAGTCTctgttaggttgatctcttttcCGTTCGAGCCGAACGGCTCGACGGGACCGTGCACCGCTGACCCCCACCAACATCCCTACCAATCTAGGGTTACCGCGAGCCGATGGGAAGCTCCACTGCATCCACCCTAGCACACACACAACCCCACGCCGACGACTCCACCATGGCCGTCGGCGCTGATTCCTCGAGCCAAGGAGAAGGTGATCTCCTTCCTCCGCCATCAATCTAGCCTACCCGATCCCACAACATCTATCAGTCTCCGGGCACTGTATGCGGCGACGACACAGCATGAACATCACCTACCCCAGAAAATTGACATTGTCGGCCCGAGCGCACATGTACATCCTCGAGTGTCTGCCACCAGAAATCCACGTCACATCATCGCCGAGCGTCCAATGACTGACGCCGATCTAATCAATCTCAGGTATGTCAATAGTACTATTCCATACAGTTTAAAGTAAAACTTCGTGCTTTGAGAAAGAAAGAATTTGATAAAAGTAGTTGCCATGAAGAAATTCTATAAGCTGCGGATGATTTTTTTTGCATGTTACATATCTGTTTGTTTTGGTTGATATGAATCACTTCATTGAAGAAAGGATATAACTCACTGTGTTGAAAGATTGTTCAGATTCACGGTGCATGTGATTGTTGCATCAGCTAAAACAAgcttttcaaatttaaaattattGAAGAACCATTTGGGATAAACAATGAACTAAAAGAGCTTAAATGGTTAGGTAACACTATGCATCGATAACAAACTATTGGATGATATTGACATTCACACAATCACAAAGTGATTTTTCATCGAAGAATCTTACAAGAAAATTTGAAGATATGCATATTATGTTTATAACAAGGGGCCCCAAATTAtactttcgccccgggcccccaaaatctcaggaccggccctgtctAAGCATACGAAATAGTAGCTTGCACGTGGTTTCTTAATAAGGTAAATACACCGGGAGTCATAGAACTTCCATGCGACAGTCAGTTTGGTGCACAAACTTATAAAATACGTATTTCTGGTCATCAAACTTGCATGAACATTCATATACGGTCACATTTCGCTTACGCGGGCGTATCCGTGGCCTACGTTTCCATTTTAAAGTTATTCGTGCTTGACTTCTAAAAGTGAGCTCGATGGTATTTTGAGTTAGCCGCCAGTCTCCGCAGCAGGAATGTGCTCTCAGTTTTAAATTATCCTAAGGTTTATAGAATTTTGGATGATTTGTGATCCATAGATTCACGTCAGTTTCCATTGAAAAAAAATGAACCACCTCTCTAGCGATTCACGTCAGTTTTGGTAGACTCTCACACAAGGAATACCCTCCTATTAGGGTTTTAGTACTACGGTGCCAATCGAAATCTCCGACAAGTGTTTTATGTATTTGCTACCTCTACCTCGTCTCCATCGGTCCCTGTGTCTTGGTGCGGGGTAGATAAGATCATTTGGTAGTTAGGGAATCGGGATAAACCCTAGCTATGGAGGAAGTGGTCTTCTTCTTCATATCTCGAAGATCATTTTCGTGACATGCTCAACTTCTTAGAGTGTGCTTGGCGATATCTGAATCAGTGGCTAGTCTCTGCAGCATGAGTTTGCATGCTCTCAATTTCAAGTTATCCTATGGTTCTGAGCATTTGATCTATTTTTTGACGATTTGTGATCCATGGACGTGGATCATCAAAGGTTTATGATCTTGAGGCTCATTTCTTTTTAACATCCTTGACTTCTTAAAGTGAGCTTGACGATATCTCGAATAAGCACCTAGTCTCTGCAGCAAGAATGTACTAACAATTTTAAGTTATCCGTGCTTGAGTCCTAAAAGTGAGCTTGACAATATTCCGAGTTAGCAGCTAGTCTTTGCAGCATGAATGTACTAACATTTTTAAGTTATTCGTGCTTGACTTTTAAAAGTGAGCTCGATGGTATTTTGAGTCAGCCGCCAGTCTCCGCAGCAGGAATGTGCTCTCAGTTTTAAATTATCCTAAGGTTTATAGAATTTTGGATGATTTGTGATCCATGCATGTAGATTCGCAAAGGCTTAGGATCTTGATACTCATCTCGTGACATTCTTAACTTCTTCAAGTGATATTGGATATCTCGAGTTAGCAGCTTGTCTCTGCTGCACGAATGTGCACCTAGTTTAAAGTTGCCCTAAGGTTTAGACCATTCAAGTTCTTTTTCGATGGTTTATTATTCATCCATGTATACTCTCGAAGGCTTAGGATCTCAAAGCCGATTTTTTTCCATATGTTTGACTTCTTAAAGTGGCTTCATGATATCTCGAGTCATCGGCTAGTCTTTGCAGTTGAAATATGCTCCTGGTTTCAATTTATCATAAGGATTAGAACATTTGAGCTATTTTTCAACAAGTTTTTGATCCATGCATGTAGATTATCAAAGCCTTACGGTCTAGAATCTCATttgcatgacatgctttacttcttAAAGTGAGCTTGACAAGTTAGCAGCTAGTCTCTGCAGCAGAAATGTGCTCCCAATTTCAGTTATGGCCAGGGTTATAGGATTATTTGAGTCTTTTTGGACAATTTCTGATCCATGCATGTGGATTCACAAAGGCTTAGGATCTTGAGGCTCGTTTCTTTGGCATGATTGACTTCTTGAAGTGAACTTGACGATATCTCGAGTCGTCGGCTAGTCTCTGCAGCAGGAATCTGCTCCTAGTTTTAAGTTATCCTTGAGATCGAGCTACTAAATGACCGAGATCCTAAGATGTGGAGAATCCTAAAGCGATGAATCAAGATATCATTCTAAGGATTGAAACACATTTATGCTTCAGATTCTAGCCGTTAAACGACTGAGATCTCGGCAATCCTACCGTAAGAAGTCAATCATGACACCAAAATGAGCCTTGAGATCCCCATAATTTGGGAATATATATAACTTGTGTAGAAATCATGGAAAAAGTGCTCAAGTGCTCTAAACCTCATGAGAAGTTGAAATGTGGGTCTCTGGAAGATTTCCACGTCTAATGATCCCTGGTACATTGCTAATGGTAGATTGCCAAAACACATCGTTTTCATGATTCGGCCCGTAAGGTTGCATCTCACAATTTTGGGGTTCTAGGATAATCTCCACGTCAGGAACCCCGTACACTACTATAAGTGGTCGCCAAAACACAATGGTTTCGTTTATTTCGAGCATCATCGTGGGCTATAACTCACAATTTCAGGTTCCACAATGATTGAACATCTGAAATACATAAGAGCAACTTCAATGCGGCGACCCAAACAAACACTGATTTTGTTCACTTTTTGTCCGTTTTTTTAAAACCCCACCCATATATTAATTAACTTAGAATATTAATACAATCGTTCATTACAACATGTTCCACACAGGCCGGAACGCTATTAATAAGAACATCATCAGACTTATTATTAAAACTAAACTTAGCTATCTCGTGCGCCACCTTATTAGCTTTCCTGCTAATCTTGAAGATCTTCACATTCGGCAGCATCTTAGAAATACTGAATGCTTCCTTCTTTAGGTCAACAAGGGGAGATCTGTCAAACCTGGAAGCTATGCAGAGACTTTTTGTCTGTTTGGATCACCCGTCTGCTCGTTCATGCTTGTTTTTTCGTTTGGGTCAGCCGGTGCGCCCAACAGGGGCGCTTACATTTTGTGACATGTCCTCTCCGCCATTCTGTCGAACGCCTGGTGGGTGAACTGCCCTAACCTGCCGTGCCACCACCCCGCAGCCCCGAGCTCTCGCCTAACCCCGAGCCTATCACCGCCACCTTGCCGGTCTCCGGCTACTCCCAGGAGTTCTAGAGGTGGAAGCAGAAGCAGTCGGGCAGGTCCACCCACATCATCTCCGACGAGTCCTTGGCGTACTCGGGCATGGCCCGCCCTCCTCTGCTTGGCACCAAAGGGAGTGCGTGCGTCGGACCGAGCGCGCCGGGGCGAGCGTGGCATGGCCCGGTGCAGCAGGGCGCGACGCGACAGGGCAAGCGGGGGGCGCGACATGGCGCGGTGGTGGGGGGAGGGGCGAGCGCGATGGCAGAGCAGAGTGAGCGTGTTTGGGCGAGATGGCACCTGCGCCATGGCGAAGCGATAGAGAGGAGGGAGAAAACTAATTGcatgagtggatgacaggtgggccacgcGAGACAGGCATCGAACAAAAGAGGACACATAAAATATTCCTGTTGTGTCCGCCTCCGCCTAGATCTGTCCCAAAGTTGGAACAAAAATGGGTCCGAGCGAACAAAAAAAGGCCAGGAACTGAAAATGAGTATGTACATTGGGCGTTGTTTTTTGCCCGTGCGGACATAAAAGGATGCTGGCGGACCATTTGGTCGCTGCATTGCCAGCCGTCCCAAACTGTCTGTGCATGTTCGTTTGGGTTGAAACGGACCAAAACGTTGGCGGCTGGTTTCCGTCCATGCGGACACGAAACAGACACGAAGCATGTCCTCTCGGTGTCAGCCACGGCCCCACCTGTTGGCCGCCCAACCACCGTCCACAGTTGTATTAAACGCGTCCACCGACCTCGGGCCCATCTGCCAGTGGGTGGAAGCGCCAAGGCGCCGTCCTTTTTAATGCAAGcatggaggggggggggaggggggctcaTTCACTTCCATCCCCCTCCACATCTAGCCTAGCTTGCCCCCTCGTCGGCGACATGCAAACCCTAGCGAGCCTGCATCGCATTCCTTTGCCTGTGGTGCCCCGGTCGGCGCAGACGCGCAAACTGCTGACGCCGAAGCAACAGCGGCTCCCAACATTAATGATTAATCATGCTCATTTCGGCTGCGTGTTttcaaaacatgtttttttttcttttaacgCGGGAAAAATATAGGTCTGCCATTCGTAAGACGCATCGGCCGATCCAAACGAAAAAACGGACGCGCCCGTCTGCTCggccgacccaaacgaacaaaaGGCGCATCCATTGGGTCGCCTTGTTGGACCGGCCCTCCTTTGCAGTTATGTTATGGGGTCGGGCCGGGCCGAGCAGGCGAATCTGAGGTAAATAACATAGCTGATTGGAGCAGGCCCTAGCCCAAGACAGAGATAGTGGATTGCTGATGGGGAGAGCGGTGGCATCGTGGGCAAAACCGTCTCTCTGCCCAGTCAAAATTCCCCATTACCCATTGCTTCCCGTCTCCTTCCTTCCCCACAAATTTAGTACTCGTATTTACTTGCACCCCACTTTTCCCCCATTCCCCTTCCCTTCCGTCCGTCGCCGGGATCGGATCGCGCCGCTCTTCTCCGGCAGGCGCGGATCGCCGATCGACAGCCGGTCGGCAAGCAGCATCGGTTGGCAGGCCGTCTTAGGGGAGCAAGAAGAGGAGGGATCGACCGATGGGGCGGCTGTTCCTGACCAGCCTGGCGCCGGCGACCGGCACCATCTACTGCTGCAAGCACTGCGACTCCCACCTCGCCTACGCCCAGCACATCATCTCCAAGGTATCCATCCCTCTCCCCCCGTCTCTCCCATCTCCGTTTGTGTCCATCTTTGTCCTAACTGAACACGCGCTTTGGTCTTGTTTCTTGGCCAGATGTTCCGCTGCAAGCACGGCAAGGCCTACCTCTTCGACAAGGTGTAAGTGATTGATTACTGGACCATGCCTGAATCCCCCCATCTTGCTCATACTTCTCCATTTTTATTCATCATCTTGCTACTGCCTGTGCTCTGTTTTATTTACTGTGTGCTCTGTTCTTCTCTGTAACACGGCTGCTgctgcattattattattattcagaaGAATTGATGTGCTCTGTTCTCTGTTTTACCGTGTGTTTCATTGTGTATGTACCCTTCCTTCATCGGCAATGCAGCGTGAACGTGGTCGCCGGGGAGAGCGAGGACGACCGGATGATGACCACGGGCCTGCACACCGTCCGCGACATCTTCTGCGTCGCCTGCGGAGCCATCCTCGGCTGGAAATACGTAAGCGACATTCGCCTCAACATTGGTTCTCCTCTTCATTGTTCATCCTTGGTTTGATTGGTGGTCATTATACTCACTTGTCCATGGTCCTGTATGCTTGTTAGGTGTCTGCATTTGACAAGGATCAGAGGTATAAGGAGGGCAAGTTCATCCTGGAGAGGTCAGACCCTCATGCCTCTCCCTTTGTTCTCATATTGCTTCGCTCTCCTTTGCTTCTGGATCGAATCGCTAGCTACTCTGCTTTGCTTCAGGATCGAATCGCTAGCTACTCTGCTTTGCTTCAGGATCGGATCGCTAGCTACTCTTGCagtcttagtttttacatcatattaaCCTCTTCTTAATCTGACATCATTTTCAATCATTTGTGTGCTAATAAATTGAACATGCAACTGCTGCGCTCATAGTTCTATGCTACCCTACTACCCTGTTAACTATGTCTACAAACTAAACTAGCTAGTTCACAACACTGATGATGCATCGCAAGGAAAAACAAAACTACAACGCAAGTCAGCAATATGCACCGAAATCCGTTCCTCATCCTGTTCATTTATTTGGGCGAGGCGCAGGTGCAAGATCCATTCGGGCGGAGGCGGCCCTCCCGACCGCATCCAGCTGTGGGCTGAGCATGACGCTCGCATAAGTTCCAGCGAGGATGACGACCAGGGCGCCGTGTGACCTTGCAAGACAATGCAAGATCAGTTCATTAGGCAGGCAGACATGACATGACTGTAAATATTAGTGTTAATCAGCGTCGTTCCGTTCCCTGGCACTGCAAATCATGTAGCTGCTCGCTAGATGAAGAACCATGAATGCTTATCTATCTATGCATATGCAACCGTATGAACCAGACTAGTTGTCGTTCATGTACATATAAGAATGTGTCTCCACCAAAATAAAATCTTTGTCAGTTTAGTACTGATTTGGAGGATGGATATCCCCTGCTGGCAGTGTTATGCATGCTATGTCCATCAGGTAAGCATTGGTGAACAGTGATCACATCTTTTTACACCGTCTGAGGCAGTTTTAGTTGATTTATTTACATGGGCTGTTTCCCCCCTTGTGAAGCAGAATATTCAGGTGGGGTTTACAAGTGAATTATTTAACGGGCGTTTAATTTGATAAAATAAATCCAGGATGAAACATTGAACGGAAAATGTCATTTCGATGAAAAAATTATGCATGGCAATGATCTAGGACAATTGCGTAAGAAACGTGAAAGAAACATTGTAACTGCATCATGTTCGGAACGACATACAATTCCCTGTTCTGGGACATTTTGTTGCATACATTAGCTGCAGCTGGTGTTTGTCTGCGTGGTTTGTTAGAATGGTGATGGTTTGAATTCTTCACATTTCATATACTGGGAGAATGACAACGAATGTTACCACTCAGAAGGGCAAATCTACTGAGGTTGCGATTCTGATCCACAACACATGTGGCATGTGGTTTCACATGCTGATCATTCACATTATTATTCGACTTTTGTTGTTGTTTCCTTCCTCATTATAGTAGTATATATATGTGTGTAAAAAGGCGTGGGGATTTGGAACTCGATTCCCTGGTTTGTTTACAGTGATTTGGTTCACCATCGCTTGTTCAAACACAGGAAATCCATGAAAAATTGGCTGGCTCTATCACCTTTCAGCATTGTCAACAGGAAGCAAATACAGTGGCGCACAAGCCGGCGAGACGCTTTTGATACAAATTCTCCTTCGTTTTGGGATTTCCTATGTAAGAAACGACATTTCTATTCTGTGTCGTTACAAGAATTTGTTAGTCTGTGTCGTCTTATGTCACCGGATGCGGCTATCTGTGAAGGCACACTGTATGTGTcacttgttgcaacttgatagtttTCGTATTCTTTTGTAGATTTGAT
It encodes:
- the LOC119298712 gene encoding G-type lectin S-receptor-like serine/threonine-protein kinase At5g35370 produces the protein MALPRLLLLLWSCSSLILLLGGGGGLREAAARTVPVEFLYPPYNLTYMHYIDTSGVFLRSPNATFSAAVFNAGADDSSSSSNSPPGEESQMSRYFFSVLHDRSRTPVWAATAGSTIIQSIILSLNASGLYISDPADQSGPSWSTPRLAAPVAALRLLDTGQLALIDAGNATLWSTFDAPTDTLLQGQVLPLGVPLTATASEQDLSPGAYRLLLTPTDALLQWASSSDGRRDFVTYWALSSDPASVQDSNRAVRSMMVNASGIYLLADDDGRDTVFSLRFASPPAPATRMLLKVDSSGRLRALSTAYSPTAARATLPSVWAAPASDCDLPLPCGTLGLCTPGNNGSSCMCPDAFTTHTTGGCSPADGSALPVLSDSCLAGNASAKSSAASARTPYSYTRLGDGIGYFAGKFALPTTAGDALSACRDLCSANCSCVGFVYKNSSKSCFLVHNQIGSVFRGGNSAAAAVAFIKTVPPAPSRGQGGGGGSSSLSTITIIFGIVLPAVAAVFITFLLYVLGVHWLKNRHGGANTGKAKKKKHGNGGSSWFMLHMMPSLSSSRASSNVPSEKGDGDDSEGDDDEVLIPGLPTRFTFADLETATNGFKWQIGSGGFGSVYRGELPDRTTVAVKRMNNLGMQGRREFLTEIAVIGNVHHVNLVKLRGFCAEGARQQLLVYEYMSRGSLDQSLFPRAATKKRDVLEWPDRLGVCVGAARGLAYLHAGCDRKILHCDVKPENILLDDRGGVKIADFGLAKLMSPEQSGLFTTMRGTRGYLAPEWLMNAPITDKADVYSFGMVLLEIVRGRKNSKQDDEHDTTTTGSSTTTSAASSDGAGGEATKARNSYFPALALDLHEEGRYLELVDPRLEGRADAAEVARVVRVALCCLQEEASVRPAMTAVSGMLDGSMDVRVPRTEQLAYLRMYGRGLVDVRPGGWKGKWKGSDMTAGSSSWSPPSCVSAQQLSAPR
- the LOC119298713 gene encoding protein yippee-like, whose translation is MGRLFLTSLAPATGTIYCCKHCDSHLAYAQHIISKMFRCKHGKAYLFDKVVNVVAGESEDDRMMTTGLHTVRDIFCVACGAILGWKYVSAFDKDQRYKEGKFILERCKIHSGGGGPPDRIQLWAEHDARISSSEDDDQGAV